A region from the Paludicola sp. MB14-C6 genome encodes:
- the metA gene encoding homoserine O-acetyltransferase MetA — protein sequence MPIRIMETLPAKTTLESENIFVMTEDRAEHQDIRPLRIAILNLMPKKIETETQLLRLLGNTPLQVEIELLQTATYTAKNTSPEHLLKFYKTFDEIAHLKFDGLVITGAPVEQLDFEEVDYWDELTRIMEWSKKNVCSTMHICWGAQAGLYYHYGIQKKPLPEKMFGVFSHEVITPTHKLMRGFDETYYAPHSRHTASIEKEIANHPELEVLSHSNEAGTNIIAAKNGKQFFITSHSEYDRDTLANEYFRDIDKGLPIAVPKNYFPNDDAAFPPAFKWRAHAHLLFSNWLNYFVYQETPFDLEDGLK from the coding sequence ATGCCAATCAGAATTATGGAAACATTGCCTGCTAAAACCACTCTGGAAAGTGAAAATATTTTCGTTATGACAGAAGATCGTGCAGAGCACCAAGATATACGACCATTAAGAATAGCAATATTAAATTTAATGCCTAAAAAAATCGAAACAGAAACCCAACTGCTTCGTTTATTAGGTAATACCCCTTTACAAGTAGAAATAGAATTGTTGCAAACGGCAACATATACGGCTAAAAACACCTCACCAGAGCATCTATTAAAATTTTATAAAACATTCGATGAGATTGCGCACTTAAAATTTGATGGACTTGTAATTACGGGTGCACCTGTTGAACAACTTGATTTTGAAGAAGTTGATTATTGGGATGAGCTAACTCGTATTATGGAATGGTCCAAAAAAAATGTATGCTCAACAATGCATATTTGTTGGGGTGCACAAGCCGGACTATACTATCACTATGGAATTCAAAAAAAACCTCTTCCCGAAAAAATGTTCGGTGTTTTCTCTCATGAAGTGATTACTCCCACTCATAAGCTAATGCGTGGATTTGACGAAACCTATTATGCACCACATTCTCGACATACCGCTTCTATAGAAAAAGAGATTGCAAACCATCCTGAGCTTGAAGTACTATCTCATTCAAATGAAGCAGGAACCAACATTATCGCCGCTAAAAACGGAAAGCAATTTTTTATTACCAGTCATTCCGAATATGATCGTGATACCCTTGCAAATGAATACTTTAGGGATATTGATAAAGGGCTGCCAATTGCTGTACCGAAAAACTATTTTCCAAATGATGATGCAGCCTTTCCTCCAGCATTTAAATGGCGCGCACATGCACATTTATTGTTCAGCAACTGGTTAAATTACTTTGTATATCAAGAAACTCCATTTGATTTGGAAGATGGTTTAAAGTAA
- the spoIIAB gene encoding anti-sigma F factor, with protein sequence MNVHNEVKITLSSKSSNESFARVAVSAFFAQLDPTVDEITDIKTAVSEAVTNCIVHAYKDTIGSIYITLRILKDNKVYIKIRDVGCGIPDVKKAMEPLYTTAQNEERAGLGFAVMQSFMDNVKVYSKEGRGTTVVLVKKLEPRCQNG encoded by the coding sequence ATGAATGTACATAACGAGGTAAAAATAACGCTCTCTAGCAAATCATCAAATGAAAGCTTTGCCAGAGTTGCAGTATCTGCGTTTTTCGCACAGCTGGATCCAACAGTAGACGAAATAACAGACATTAAAACTGCTGTAAGTGAAGCAGTCACCAATTGTATTGTTCATGCTTATAAAGACACAATTGGCTCAATTTATATTACACTACGCATTTTAAAAGACAATAAAGTCTATATTAAAATTCGAGATGTCGGTTGCGGAATTCCCGATGTTAAGAAAGCAATGGAACCTTTATATACAACGGCTCAAAATGAAGAAAGAGCAGGTCTTGGCTTTGCAGTTATGCAATCCTTTATGGATAATGTGAAAGTATATTCAAAGGAAGGACGAGGAACAACGGTGGTTTTAGTGAAGAAGCTAGAGCCACGGTGTCAAAATGGTTAA
- a CDS encoding IS1182 family transposase, with amino-acid sequence MLVKAKKDRTQVEFLCLEEFIPAEHLLRKIDSAVDFCHIYDFVEDLYCKDNGRPSIDPVVLIKMVLIQHLYGISSLRKLVEEVQMNCAYRWFLGYLMTEQIPHFTTISYAFKHRFNENTIACIFNWILNEINDMGYLDPEVVFVDGTHIKANANIKKVVKKSIPVAAKHYEKQLMDEINKDREEHKKKPFDDTKPPKIEEKIINESTTDPESGVFHKGEHKKCLAYEAHTACDKKGYIVDVHVTAGNVHDSVAFDDLYDKLKENHPEIQTIVADSAYNTPYIAKRLIDDGKDLLVPYRRPMTKQGFFKKYDFSYDEYFDCVVCPNNKVLHYSTTNREGYKEFKSNPNDCKICGFRYKCTESKEFQKQYTVHVWHEYLEQVSDIRYAIKYKDLYAQRKETIERVFADAKEKYAMRYTPYRSLAQVTNWVRLKFACMNLKKLAIHKWRVNSPFCILSTFFKFSTIYSKARLWLRQNRAFSSD; translated from the coding sequence ATGTTAGTTAAAGCTAAAAAAGACCGAACACAAGTAGAGTTTTTGTGCTTAGAAGAATTTATTCCAGCAGAACATTTGCTTAGAAAAATAGATAGTGCAGTGGATTTCTGTCATATATATGATTTCGTAGAGGATTTGTATTGTAAAGATAATGGAAGACCAAGCATAGACCCAGTAGTACTAATCAAAATGGTCTTAATACAACATTTGTATGGAATAAGTTCGTTGCGCAAATTGGTAGAAGAAGTACAAATGAACTGTGCATATCGTTGGTTTTTAGGATATTTAATGACAGAACAAATACCTCACTTTACAACAATAAGTTATGCCTTTAAACATAGATTTAACGAGAATACTATTGCATGCATTTTCAACTGGATATTGAATGAAATCAATGATATGGGATATCTTGACCCAGAGGTGGTATTTGTAGATGGAACCCATATAAAAGCAAATGCAAATATAAAAAAGGTTGTAAAGAAATCAATCCCCGTAGCAGCAAAACATTATGAGAAACAACTAATGGACGAAATCAATAAAGATAGAGAAGAACATAAAAAAAAGCCATTTGACGATACAAAGCCACCTAAAATAGAAGAAAAAATCATCAATGAATCAACCACTGACCCTGAAAGCGGTGTATTTCATAAAGGAGAGCATAAGAAATGCCTTGCTTATGAAGCACATACAGCTTGTGACAAAAAAGGCTACATTGTAGATGTTCATGTAACAGCAGGCAATGTACATGACAGCGTAGCATTCGATGATTTGTATGATAAATTAAAAGAAAACCACCCCGAAATCCAAACAATAGTGGCAGATAGTGCCTACAATACTCCCTATATTGCAAAAAGACTTATAGATGATGGAAAAGATTTATTAGTACCATATCGTAGACCAATGACAAAACAAGGCTTTTTTAAGAAATATGATTTTTCATATGATGAATATTTTGACTGTGTAGTATGTCCAAACAATAAAGTTTTACACTATTCCACCACGAATAGAGAAGGATACAAAGAATTTAAAAGCAATCCAAACGACTGTAAAATCTGTGGGTTTCGTTACAAATGCACTGAAAGTAAAGAATTCCAGAAACAATACACAGTTCATGTTTGGCATGAGTACTTAGAGCAAGTTTCAGATATTCGTTATGCAATAAAATACAAAGATCTTTATGCACAGCGAAAAGAAACGATTGAGCGAGTTTTTGCTGATGCGAAAGAAAAATACGCAATGCGTTATACACCTTATCGAAGTCTTGCCCAAGTAACAAACTGGGTTAGGCTTAAATTTGCGTGCATGAACCTTAAAAAGCTGGCAATACATAAGTGGAGGGTGAACTCTCCTTTTTGTATCCTTTCCACTTTTTTTAAATTTTCAACCATATATTCAAAAGCCCGACTTTGGTTACGCCAAAATCGGGCTTTTTCTTCAGACTGA
- a CDS encoding STAS domain-containing protein (This anti-anti-sigma factor, or anti-sigma factor antagonist, belongs to a family that includes characterized members SpoIIAA, RsbV, RsfA, and RsfB.), with amino-acid sequence MSKKERIGINMVKLETQDDQITAYIQGDIDHHTASEIREEIDACVERVRPSILRLDFKDVTFMDSSGIGLVMGRYKLVRSMSGEVRITNSSSHIKRVMKLAGLDKLAEFEN; translated from the coding sequence ATGAGTAAAAAAGAAAGGATAGGAATCAATATGGTTAAACTTGAAACGCAAGACGATCAAATCACAGCTTACATTCAAGGTGATATTGACCATCACACTGCAAGCGAAATTAGGGAAGAAATCGACGCATGTGTGGAACGTGTACGTCCAAGCATATTGCGGTTGGATTTCAAAGATGTCACATTCATGGATAGCAGCGGAATAGGTTTGGTAATGGGCAGATACAAGCTAGTTCGCAGTATGAGTGGTGAAGTGAGAATTACCAATTCCTCTTCTCATATTAAGCGAGTCATGAAATTAGCGGGATTAGATAAATTAGCAGAATTTGAAAATTAA
- a CDS encoding PRD domain-containing protein, whose product MEYVVEKSINNNVVLAKNKKSNEQVILMSKGIGFNRKRNDIVSDVGEENQVFILWNTNTKMKNVSYDEKELESVVAEICTIAQEKLGIHKDNIYKSLFDHIQFLVDRIQFGLTIDNPFQNEISILYAKEYEVAKLGVELLNTKMGIDVGEAEIAFITLHLNSSLNKHSISTSLDQVRIYSKIANHVESLLHTHSMYEETDIRIFLMSLNRIVNGKPNAFQLDHSLLESIQSNMADSYKITKQIVDIINQELQIILDEHAIGFITVEVERIKQLNQKKEG is encoded by the coding sequence ATGGAATATGTAGTTGAAAAATCGATTAACAATAATGTTGTTTTGGCAAAGAACAAAAAAAGCAATGAACAAGTCATTTTAATGTCAAAAGGAATTGGCTTTAATCGCAAAAGAAATGATATTGTTTCTGATGTTGGAGAAGAAAATCAAGTATTCATCCTATGGAATACAAATACAAAAATGAAGAATGTAAGCTATGACGAAAAAGAACTTGAAAGCGTAGTAGCTGAAATTTGCACTATCGCACAAGAGAAGCTAGGCATTCACAAGGATAATATCTATAAATCCCTATTTGATCATATACAGTTTCTTGTAGATCGAATTCAGTTTGGATTAACAATTGATAATCCATTCCAAAACGAAATTTCAATTCTTTATGCAAAAGAATATGAAGTAGCAAAACTAGGCGTGGAATTGTTAAACACAAAAATGGGAATCGACGTTGGCGAAGCTGAAATTGCTTTTATTACCCTACACTTAAACTCCTCTCTCAACAAGCACTCCATTAGTACTTCACTGGATCAGGTTCGCATTTATAGTAAAATAGCAAATCATGTGGAATCCTTATTGCATACGCATTCTATGTATGAGGAAACCGATATTCGTATTTTTTTGATGTCACTAAACCGAATAGTGAACGGAAAACCAAATGCCTTTCAACTAGACCATTCCCTTTTAGAATCCATTCAATCAAACATGGCCGACAGCTATAAAATTACAAAGCAAATAGTAGATATCATTAATCAAGAGCTCCAAATTATTTTGGACGAACATGCAATCGGATTTATTACGGTTGAAGTAGAACGTATTAAACAATTAAATCAAAAAAAAGAAGGTTAG
- a CDS encoding PTS sugar transporter subunit IIA: MFGLFKKKENEASEIFATQNGTAIALTDVPDEVFSEKMLGDGIAIIPTSNEVVSPVNGTIIDVTETLHAYCIATDDGLEILIHIGVDTVELKGEGFESFVKANDKVKVGDKLATVDLDFIKSKGYQTHTPIIITNMQDIKEMKTNLVQTQQAKTVVMTYKK; this comes from the coding sequence ATGTTTGGCTTATTTAAGAAAAAAGAAAATGAAGCCAGCGAGATTTTCGCAACACAAAACGGTACAGCAATTGCATTGACCGATGTACCTGATGAAGTGTTTTCCGAAAAGATGTTGGGCGACGGAATTGCAATCATTCCAACCAGTAACGAAGTGGTTTCACCCGTTAACGGAACAATCATCGATGTAACGGAAACACTTCACGCGTATTGTATTGCAACAGATGATGGACTGGAAATTTTAATTCATATCGGTGTTGATACGGTTGAATTAAAAGGCGAAGGCTTTGAAAGCTTCGTTAAGGCAAACGATAAGGTTAAAGTGGGCGATAAATTAGCTACTGTGGATCTTGATTTTATTAAGAGCAAAGGCTATCAAACACATACTCCTATCATCATTACAAACATGCAAGATATCAAAGAAATGAAAACAAATTTAGTTCAAACACAACAAGCCAAAACAGTTGTTATGACTTATAAAAAATAA
- a CDS encoding sigma-70 family RNA polymerase sigma factor, with amino-acid sequence MKKNLGLVHSCANRFRGRFIEYDDLFSAGCVGLLKAIDGFDENRGIMFSTYAVPAILGEMKRLFRDGGALKVSRSLKDLSMKTIRERERYMKEFSREPTLSELAEILEVSMETVVEALNVSIPPMSLTLQDEDGESQLDVPIDVIDDRIADTISLNEVINTLDSQDKQLILLRYYQNKTQSETAAVLGMTQVQVSRREKKLLQKLRIKLSG; translated from the coding sequence GTGAAAAAGAACTTAGGACTCGTTCATAGCTGTGCCAACCGTTTTAGAGGTAGATTTATTGAATATGATGACTTGTTTAGTGCCGGATGTGTTGGGTTGTTAAAGGCGATTGATGGCTTTGATGAGAATCGGGGTATCATGTTTTCAACATATGCCGTTCCCGCTATTTTAGGCGAAATGAAGCGTTTATTTCGTGATGGCGGTGCACTAAAAGTAAGTCGGAGTTTAAAGGATTTATCTATGAAAACAATACGAGAGCGGGAACGATATATGAAAGAATTTTCACGAGAGCCAACCCTAAGTGAGCTAGCTGAAATTCTTGAAGTATCAATGGAAACTGTTGTTGAAGCGCTTAATGTAAGTATACCGCCTATGTCATTGACGCTGCAAGACGAAGACGGTGAAAGTCAGCTTGATGTTCCAATTGATGTAATAGATGATCGAATAGCCGATACAATTTCCTTGAATGAAGTAATTAACACACTTGATAGTCAAGATAAGCAGCTTATTTTGTTGCGATATTATCAAAATAAAACGCAATCGGAAACTGCTGCAGTTTTAGGAATGACACAAGTGCAAGTCTCGAGAAGAGAAAAAAAGCTCTTGCAAAAACTGCGAATAAAGCTGAGTGGATAA
- a CDS encoding GNAT family N-acetyltransferase, with the protein MNITYQKTSADTIDDIELMCKWDNDEEIQYFIRPNFNEQNIPRITIEETIKSMKANQKKSVYMILCDNIKVGYISIQTDVPYLFKPDDSSAWISICIGEKAYQRMGIGERAMQFLEEKCKELYCNRIELGVFEYNLKARAFYKKVGYRTIGENKNFVYYNGKWHNDIRMEKMI; encoded by the coding sequence ATGAACATCACCTATCAAAAAACATCTGCCGATACAATAGATGATATTGAGTTAATGTGTAAATGGGATAATGATGAGGAAATTCAATATTTCATCAGACCTAATTTTAACGAGCAGAATATTCCCCGTATCACCATAGAAGAAACTATAAAAAGTATGAAAGCGAATCAAAAGAAATCAGTATATATGATTCTGTGTGACAATATAAAAGTGGGCTATATCAGTATTCAAACTGATGTTCCCTATCTTTTCAAGCCCGACGATTCATCCGCATGGATTAGTATTTGCATTGGTGAAAAAGCTTATCAAAGAATGGGTATTGGTGAACGCGCAATGCAGTTTTTGGAAGAAAAATGCAAAGAATTATATTGTAATCGAATCGAATTAGGCGTATTTGAATATAATCTCAAGGCTCGCGCTTTTTATAAAAAAGTCGGATACCGAACAATAGGCGAAAACAAGAATTTTGTCTATTATAATGGCAAATGGCATAACGATATTCGAATGGAAAAAATGATATAA
- the ptsP gene encoding phosphoenolpyruvate--protein phosphotransferase gives MIILKGKGVSSGIAIGKIHFCQRKQHVIKRIHTEDSQSQIVRFEQAKEKAITQLQALYEKALPEVGEANAAIFQIHQMMLEDLDYVDSVVNIIKMQQVNTEYAVATTADNFSNMFSQMDDEYMQGRAADVKDVSDRLIDILMNNKQAANTDNEPMIIAANDLAPSETVQMDKAKLLGFVTMEGSTYSHTAIIARTMNIPAVIGVGTALQEEYDGKLAVIDGQTGDIFIEPDEETLRLYETKKQQNLQHKLLLNELKDKENITLDGKKIKIYANIGSPSDVGEVLKNDAGGIGLFRSEFLFLEKNDYPTEEEQFTAYKSVAEIMSGKTVVIRTLDIGADKQVDYFNMEHEENPAMGYRAIRICLDRIEIFKTQLRALYRASAYGKIAIMFPMIISVEEVQSIKRIVEEVKSELKRDGISFDENIALGIMIETPAAALISDDLAKMVDFFSIGTNDLSQYTLAIDRQNCKLETLYNAHHKAILRLIKMVADNAHKNGIWVGICGELGADESLTETFLAMGIDELSVSPNKVLSIRKIVRETNVSSIKDQALTNVL, from the coding sequence GTGATAATCTTAAAGGGAAAAGGTGTGTCTTCAGGAATTGCAATTGGCAAGATTCACTTTTGTCAACGTAAACAACACGTTATCAAACGTATTCACACAGAAGACAGCCAATCTCAAATTGTTCGGTTTGAACAAGCAAAAGAAAAAGCAATCACACAACTTCAAGCACTTTATGAAAAAGCTCTTCCCGAAGTTGGAGAAGCCAATGCTGCTATTTTTCAAATTCATCAAATGATGTTGGAAGATTTAGATTATGTTGATTCCGTTGTTAACATTATAAAAATGCAGCAAGTGAATACAGAATATGCTGTAGCAACAACCGCAGATAATTTTTCAAACATGTTTAGCCAAATGGATGATGAATATATGCAAGGCCGTGCAGCAGATGTCAAAGACGTATCAGACCGTTTGATTGACATTCTTATGAATAACAAACAAGCAGCAAATACCGACAATGAGCCGATGATTATCGCTGCAAATGATTTAGCTCCAAGCGAAACGGTTCAAATGGATAAAGCCAAGTTATTAGGATTTGTTACTATGGAAGGGTCCACATACTCCCATACAGCAATCATTGCTCGTACGATGAACATTCCTGCTGTAATCGGTGTCGGAACTGCTTTACAAGAAGAATATGATGGAAAACTGGCGGTTATTGATGGACAAACTGGCGATATCTTTATTGAACCGGATGAAGAAACACTTCGTTTATATGAAACCAAAAAGCAACAAAATTTGCAACATAAGCTTCTTTTAAATGAGTTAAAAGATAAAGAAAATATAACATTAGACGGTAAAAAGATTAAAATATATGCTAATATCGGAAGCCCTTCTGATGTCGGCGAAGTTTTAAAAAATGATGCCGGTGGTATAGGACTTTTCCGTAGCGAATTTTTATTTCTTGAAAAAAATGATTATCCTACAGAAGAAGAACAGTTTACTGCATATAAATCTGTAGCCGAAATCATGTCCGGAAAAACCGTAGTTATTCGTACACTTGATATTGGAGCAGACAAACAAGTGGATTATTTCAACATGGAGCACGAAGAAAATCCTGCAATGGGCTATCGTGCAATCCGAATCTGCTTAGACAGAATAGAGATATTCAAAACACAGCTCAGAGCATTATATCGTGCTTCTGCATATGGAAAAATTGCAATCATGTTTCCTATGATTATTTCTGTGGAAGAGGTTCAATCTATTAAAAGAATCGTTGAAGAAGTCAAAAGTGAATTAAAGCGAGATGGTATTTCTTTTGATGAAAATATCGCATTAGGTATTATGATAGAAACCCCTGCTGCCGCACTCATCAGTGATGATCTTGCAAAAATGGTGGACTTTTTCAGCATCGGTACAAACGATTTAAGCCAATATACTTTAGCGATTGACCGTCAAAATTGTAAATTAGAAACTTTATACAATGCACATCATAAAGCAATCTTACGACTGATTAAAATGGTCGCTGATAATGCTCATAAAAACGGAATTTGGGTAGGTATTTGTGGTGAGCTTGGTGCTGATGAATCATTAACAGAAACATTTTTAGCAATGGGCATTGATGAATTATCGGTTTCTCCAAATAAAGTTTTAAGCATTAGAAAAATAGTAAGGGAAACGAATGTTTCTTCTATCAAAGATCAAGCTTTAACTAACGTTTTATAA
- a CDS encoding HPr family phosphocarrier protein — MKQFKFVIKDENGIHARPAGLLVKKAGEFSSSVMIQKGEKSADAKRLFAVMGLAAKKNDELTFTIDGEDEEQALSALQQFCDENL, encoded by the coding sequence ATGAAACAATTTAAATTTGTTATTAAAGATGAAAACGGAATTCATGCACGTCCAGCAGGATTACTTGTTAAAAAAGCTGGTGAATTCAGTTCTAGCGTTATGATTCAAAAAGGCGAAAAATCAGCTGATGCAAAAAGACTATTCGCTGTTATGGGCTTAGCTGCTAAGAAAAATGATGAGTTGACTTTTACAATTGATGGTGAAGATGAAGAACAAGCTTTATCCGCTCTACAACAATTTTGTGATGAAAACTTATAA